A genomic segment from uncultured Marinifilum sp. encodes:
- a CDS encoding SusC/RagA family TonB-linked outer membrane protein, giving the protein MANGFTQEVSVANYNNATLLEVFDHLKEETGYGILYKEYEINPDVRVNMNVEDSNVQEVLDEALEGTGLTYIVQDEVIVVYKAEVLPASVIEEAEQEKKVLTGQVTDAEGVPLPGVSVVVKGTSTGVATDIDGNYAIEMESDNAVLVFSFVGMMPQEVVFSGQIVQNVTLTADTEQMAEVVVTGYQTISKERATGSFSVLSSENVSNSPNETIGDNLESLVAGIQTTVDENGNTKIAIRGESSLTQASPNPLIVVDGFAIDGGFETINRNDIDKITVLKDAAAASIWGAKAANGVVVIVTKKGNAKKGIQVDIEAYTKFSDDVDLAYANPIANSESQLKYEMMLWQQGYGQVSTGITSIGLNQTFGHDQFEEQQKAHLANGGTGWANFTLDTPALQSLMKKDYKKQVKDLMLRKATSQNYNISLRGQGEKNRYSLSVMYNKNNKVMKEDHDDNVLINFRNIMKVREWLDFDIAVMTQIKNQKSGGVGLGSIKEMSPYETLLDEDGNYAHINSNGPRTYNTKVLNQLLTHVDGFAYDSFMNNPLQNMRSQNFKTKTLNHRINGGLNVKIADGIYVKSSFQYERGTIDTKNIYGEDSWFTRQLINASAVTDYDQLTLGNPYTITEHQVPTGQIAYIKNTQTSSLLFRNQFSFNKTYGDHSFNYIAGTEISWNKFETKDDWLYGYNPRNYGNVVPNKYTGLTQAFYPSYRTTNISRGGETKFLTQKNFSLYSNMAYTFKDKYTLSGSVRTDASNLVVDDPKFRYSPFWSVGASWQLTKEDFLANYEWLDRLILRTTYGVNGNSPSQSARVPVMEFNPGSTPYSGAGVDYASLIELGNPTLGWEKVKQLNLALDFAMFGNKVFGSLEVYNKKSEDLLARISLPSTDGTPSQFFNGAAMENKGIELNLNGNFKIGEVKWRPILNFAYNKNKVTQVNEVDILLRDIGSKKFVEGYALYPLWYYKSNGLNENGIPTVIGKNGTVYDANTNISSTGVFAPDLLWNAGSRIAPTVTSLTNEFSYKGFSLLTTITGKFGHKMKTDGFRYGFRGDGQNHHENLDEMINGNHEEVGEFALPEVAVPNYVSYGPTSNYLQSRIEDASFIRFKEVMLSYRMPKSIVSKMGCSGLKLYAHVSNVGLLWTANDKDIDPDYPKNGYFFKPERTYTLGLNLKF; this is encoded by the coding sequence ATGGCTAACGGATTTACTCAGGAAGTTTCGGTTGCCAACTATAACAATGCGACTCTTTTAGAGGTGTTCGATCACTTGAAAGAGGAAACAGGTTATGGTATTTTGTACAAAGAATATGAAATTAACCCCGATGTGAGAGTGAACATGAATGTTGAAGATTCGAATGTTCAAGAGGTGTTGGATGAGGCTTTGGAAGGAACAGGATTAACTTACATCGTACAAGATGAAGTAATTGTTGTGTACAAAGCAGAAGTTTTACCAGCTTCGGTAATTGAAGAAGCGGAACAAGAGAAAAAGGTTTTAACAGGTCAGGTAACTGATGCTGAAGGAGTGCCTCTTCCTGGTGTTTCTGTAGTTGTAAAAGGTACTAGCACAGGTGTTGCTACTGATATCGATGGTAATTACGCTATCGAAATGGAAAGTGATAATGCAGTTTTGGTATTTTCTTTTGTTGGAATGATGCCACAGGAAGTTGTTTTTTCTGGTCAAATCGTACAGAATGTAACGCTAACTGCCGATACCGAACAAATGGCTGAGGTAGTTGTTACAGGTTACCAAACTATTTCTAAGGAAAGAGCTACAGGTTCATTTTCTGTTTTAAGCAGCGAAAATGTAAGTAACAGCCCGAATGAAACAATTGGAGACAATTTGGAATCATTAGTTGCTGGTATTCAAACTACAGTTGATGAAAATGGTAATACAAAAATTGCAATTCGTGGAGAATCTTCTTTAACTCAAGCATCACCAAATCCATTAATTGTTGTTGATGGATTCGCAATTGATGGCGGTTTTGAAACAATCAACAGAAATGACATTGATAAAATCACTGTGTTGAAAGATGCTGCAGCAGCTTCGATATGGGGGGCAAAAGCTGCCAACGGAGTAGTTGTTATTGTTACCAAAAAAGGAAATGCTAAAAAGGGTATTCAGGTTGATATAGAGGCTTATACTAAGTTTAGTGATGATGTGGATTTGGCTTATGCTAATCCTATTGCAAACTCGGAATCTCAATTAAAGTATGAGATGATGTTATGGCAGCAAGGATATGGTCAAGTATCAACAGGTATTACTAGCATTGGATTGAATCAGACTTTTGGTCATGATCAATTCGAAGAACAGCAGAAGGCACATTTGGCGAATGGAGGAACAGGCTGGGCTAATTTTACTTTAGATACTCCAGCCTTACAAAGTTTAATGAAAAAAGACTACAAAAAGCAGGTTAAAGATTTAATGCTTCGTAAGGCTACATCGCAGAATTATAATATCTCTTTAAGAGGACAAGGAGAGAAAAACAGGTATTCACTTTCTGTAATGTATAACAAGAACAATAAGGTGATGAAAGAAGATCATGATGACAATGTCTTGATCAACTTTAGAAATATCATGAAAGTGCGAGAGTGGTTGGATTTTGACATTGCCGTAATGACTCAAATCAAGAATCAGAAAAGTGGTGGTGTGGGCCTTGGAAGTATTAAAGAAATGTCACCATACGAAACTTTATTAGATGAAGATGGTAATTATGCACACATTAATTCCAATGGCCCAAGAACTTACAATACGAAAGTTCTGAATCAGTTGTTAACTCATGTTGATGGTTTTGCTTATGATAGCTTTATGAATAACCCATTACAAAATATGAGGTCTCAGAATTTTAAGACAAAAACTCTAAATCATAGAATTAATGGAGGTTTGAATGTTAAAATTGCCGACGGAATTTATGTTAAATCTAGTTTTCAATATGAAAGAGGAACAATAGATACCAAAAATATTTATGGTGAAGATTCATGGTTTACAAGACAGTTAATCAATGCCTCAGCAGTTACCGATTATGACCAACTGACTTTAGGAAATCCTTATACAATTACTGAACATCAGGTTCCAACAGGACAAATTGCATATATTAAGAATACTCAAACGAGCTCTCTTCTTTTTAGAAATCAATTTTCTTTCAATAAGACCTATGGGGATCACAGTTTCAACTACATTGCAGGTACTGAGATAAGTTGGAATAAGTTTGAAACAAAAGATGACTGGTTGTATGGCTACAATCCTAGAAATTACGGAAATGTTGTGCCAAATAAATATACGGGTTTAACGCAGGCATTTTATCCTTCTTATAGAACAACTAATATATCTAGAGGTGGAGAAACAAAATTCTTAACTCAGAAGAATTTCTCATTGTATTCAAATATGGCCTATACCTTTAAGGACAAGTATACATTGAGCGGTAGTGTTAGAACTGATGCTTCAAATCTGGTTGTTGATGACCCTAAATTTAGATATTCTCCATTTTGGTCTGTAGGAGCGAGTTGGCAGCTTACTAAAGAAGATTTCTTAGCTAATTATGAATGGTTGGATCGATTAATATTGAGAACAACTTATGGAGTGAATGGTAACTCTCCTTCTCAATCGGCAAGAGTTCCTGTAATGGAATTCAATCCAGGTAGTACACCCTATTCTGGTGCAGGCGTAGACTATGCTTCCTTAATAGAATTAGGAAATCCAACTTTGGGATGGGAAAAAGTGAAGCAGTTAAATCTTGCACTTGACTTTGCCATGTTTGGCAATAAAGTATTTGGTAGCCTGGAAGTTTACAATAAGAAAAGTGAGGATCTGCTAGCAAGAATTTCTTTGCCGTCAACGGATGGTACGCCATCTCAGTTTTTTAATGGCGCTGCAATGGAAAATAAGGGAATTGAACTTAACTTGAATGGTAACTTTAAAATTGGTGAAGTAAAGTGGAGACCAATACTAAACTTTGCTTATAATAAGAATAAGGTAACTCAGGTTAATGAGGTTGATATCTTACTTCGTGATATAGGATCGAAAAAGTTTGTTGAAGGTTATGCCCTGTATCCATTGTGGTACTATAAGTCTAATGGTTTAAATGAAAATGGTATTCCTACAGTAATAGGTAAAAATGGTACTGTTTATGACGCAAATACCAATATAAGTAGTACAGGAGTTTTTGCCCCAGATCTATTGTGGAATGCTGGAAGTCGAATTGCACCAACCGTAACATCATTAACGAATGAATTTTCATACAAAGGGTTTAGTTTGCTTACAACTATAACGGGTAAATTCGGTCATAAAATGAAAACTGATGGTTTTAGATACGGATTTAGAGGCGATGGACAGAATCATCACGAGAATTTGGATGAAATGATTAATGGAAACCACGAAGAGGTAGGAGAGTTTGCTTTACCTGAAGTGGCA
- a CDS encoding FecR family protein: MENHTKEYIKISELLYRKQSGLLSEKEQVQLDEWGNQSDENKEIIKRLSAELALDEKKLKYDDINSANAWQKIESQIDEQKPKERKLFLSFMKYAAAIVLPLAIGGMLVYQTMNTAEDYSDAIVEQIVPGSNKATLVLADGSTINLEEERDTLIAGKVLNRNNKLSYDASQLANVQAKWHKLVVPIGGEYKLQLSDGSTVWMNSDSELRYTDQFVGKQRVVHLKGNAIFKVAKDTKHPFIVKTDDMDVRVYGTEFSVMAYPDEAKVQTTLLEGSVGVDLKNKAGVVQSSMIKPNMQVQYYKGDVKGEIREVAAYKYFGWRDGKFQFDNEELGSIMRKLERWYGVKFFATNQKVMRIKFSGEMKRFDDFSTILNLLEYGSDVEFDVHGTVVTARSAYK, encoded by the coding sequence ATGGAGAATCACACCAAAGAATATATTAAAATCTCTGAACTGTTATATCGAAAACAGTCTGGCCTACTGTCTGAAAAAGAACAAGTGCAGCTTGATGAATGGGGGAATCAGTCTGATGAAAACAAAGAGATTATTAAGCGTTTAAGTGCTGAATTGGCATTAGATGAAAAGAAATTGAAGTACGATGATATTAATTCTGCAAATGCATGGCAGAAAATAGAATCACAAATTGATGAGCAGAAGCCAAAAGAACGCAAGCTGTTCTTAAGTTTTATGAAATATGCGGCAGCAATTGTACTACCATTGGCTATTGGAGGAATGTTGGTGTATCAGACCATGAATACAGCAGAGGATTATAGCGATGCAATTGTTGAACAAATTGTACCAGGTAGCAATAAAGCAACTTTGGTTTTGGCGGATGGTTCTACAATAAATTTGGAGGAAGAAAGAGATACTTTGATTGCCGGTAAAGTTCTGAACAGGAATAACAAACTGAGCTATGATGCGAGCCAATTAGCAAATGTGCAAGCCAAATGGCATAAGTTAGTTGTTCCAATTGGAGGCGAATACAAGCTTCAGTTATCAGATGGATCTACCGTTTGGATGAATTCAGATTCTGAATTACGATATACCGATCAATTTGTGGGAAAACAGAGAGTAGTTCATTTAAAAGGAAATGCAATATTTAAAGTTGCCAAAGATACCAAGCACCCATTTATTGTAAAAACAGATGATATGGACGTGAGGGTTTATGGAACTGAATTTAGTGTAATGGCATATCCCGATGAAGCTAAGGTGCAAACTACTTTGTTGGAAGGAAGTGTTGGAGTTGATTTGAAAAATAAGGCCGGTGTGGTTCAATCATCAATGATAAAACCAAATATGCAGGTCCAATATTATAAGGGTGATGTGAAAGGCGAAATCAGAGAAGTAGCTGCTTATAAGTACTTTGGTTGGAGAGATGGAAAGTTTCAGTTCGACAATGAAGAGCTGGGGAGTATCATGAGAAAGTTAGAAAGATGGTATGGAGTGAAATTTTTTGCGACGAACCAGAAAGTTATGAGGATAAAGTTTAGCGGTGAAATGAAAAGGTTCGATGATTTTTCAACCATTCTAAATTTACTTGAATATGGTTCCGATGTAGAATTTGATGTGCACGGAACAGTTGTTACAGCACGTAGTGCTTATAAATAA
- a CDS encoding RNA polymerase sigma-70 factor, with protein MITSKDFESFKKGNRSVFKQIFDAFYKGLLIFAKNFVQESDVAEDLVQEVFVKLWEKRENIENPTTIKAFLYVSVRNRALNHFRKNKLIKQHQQEEIQLKSSESFFKNQMIEEETYRMLLQAVDELEGQTKNVCLMSMNGVQNLQIAEELNLSTSTVKYHKNRALDILRARLKDHIFLLPILAQLLDL; from the coding sequence ATGATTACTTCCAAAGATTTTGAATCTTTTAAGAAAGGAAATCGATCTGTTTTTAAGCAAATATTTGATGCCTTTTACAAGGGACTGTTGATTTTTGCTAAAAATTTCGTGCAAGAATCTGATGTTGCCGAAGATTTGGTGCAAGAGGTTTTTGTAAAACTTTGGGAAAAGAGAGAAAACATTGAAAATCCTACAACAATTAAAGCTTTTCTTTATGTTAGTGTTCGAAACAGAGCTTTAAATCATTTCCGAAAAAACAAATTAATCAAACAACATCAACAGGAAGAAATTCAATTAAAATCTTCAGAGTCCTTCTTCAAAAATCAGATGATTGAGGAAGAAACCTACCGAATGCTACTTCAGGCAGTTGATGAACTGGAAGGACAAACTAAAAATGTTTGTTTGATGAGTATGAATGGAGTTCAAAATCTGCAAATCGCTGAAGAATTGAATTTAAGTACAAGCACCGTAAAATATCACAAAAACAGAGCTTTGGATATTCTTCGAGCTCGCCTGAAAGATCATATTTTCCTGCTACCAATATTGGCACAGCTTCTAGATTTGTAA
- a CDS encoding ASKHA domain-containing protein translates to MPLVHVYYQGKVCTKNYKKGESLLSILQAEQIQVASPCGGNGTCGKCKVKVDEEGEVLACSYYPKKDIHVRIPENSNQAQVLSSNLLLNELQTDKQKSNSINEYGLAIDIGTTSVVFYWLNLLSGNIEQTRGIENPQVQYGADVITRINYCSDQKNLHNLQKLIVDAINEEIRNFTREKSSLIINKISVAANTCMLHLLSGVNPMPMALAPFRAPFTEAKKISSSVLGIIADKDIDVYLLPSASAFVGADIVAGIASLNPPGNIKNYLFLDIGTNGEMAVVTPDKIYACATAAGPAFEGANIEHGMGAFEGAISLYNKKGYQTIGNKPPVGICGSGLIDIMAFLLEEGHITADGNLNEDFVLASTEESGSACSVCITPKDIREVQLAKSAIFTGVKLLLQEADLVYEQLDSVYLAGGFGNYMNPDNVVKIGLIPNDDTVPIVLVGNTSGAGAVLHVSNEKFADKLDETLAKMKTIDLSMHPDFELEFAMNMYF, encoded by the coding sequence ATGCCACTTGTACATGTATATTATCAAGGAAAAGTTTGTACCAAAAATTATAAAAAAGGCGAGAGCTTGTTAAGCATATTGCAAGCAGAGCAAATACAAGTGGCTTCGCCTTGTGGAGGAAATGGTACCTGTGGAAAGTGTAAAGTTAAAGTAGATGAAGAGGGTGAAGTTTTGGCCTGTTCTTACTATCCCAAAAAAGATATTCATGTACGTATTCCCGAAAATTCTAATCAGGCACAGGTTTTAAGTTCTAATTTACTTTTAAACGAGTTGCAGACTGATAAGCAGAAAAGTAATAGTATAAATGAATATGGTTTGGCAATTGATATTGGCACAACCAGTGTTGTTTTTTATTGGCTAAATTTATTATCGGGGAATATTGAACAAACTCGAGGAATAGAAAATCCGCAGGTACAATATGGTGCTGATGTAATTACAAGAATTAATTACTGCTCTGATCAGAAGAATTTACATAACTTGCAAAAGCTGATTGTTGATGCTATAAATGAAGAGATCAGGAATTTTACAAGAGAAAAGTCATCTCTTATAATCAATAAAATATCGGTGGCAGCCAATACCTGCATGTTACATTTGTTAAGTGGCGTAAACCCAATGCCAATGGCGCTTGCGCCTTTTCGTGCTCCTTTTACCGAAGCTAAAAAAATATCTTCATCGGTTCTCGGAATTATCGCTGATAAAGATATTGATGTTTATTTGCTTCCGTCAGCATCTGCTTTTGTGGGTGCCGATATTGTTGCTGGTATTGCTTCGTTAAATCCTCCCGGTAATATTAAAAATTATCTGTTTTTGGATATTGGTACCAATGGCGAAATGGCTGTTGTTACACCCGATAAAATTTATGCATGTGCCACAGCGGCCGGGCCGGCTTTTGAAGGTGCTAATATAGAACACGGAATGGGAGCTTTCGAAGGAGCCATTTCTTTGTACAATAAAAAAGGATATCAAACAATAGGCAATAAACCACCAGTAGGTATTTGTGGATCAGGATTAATCGATATTATGGCTTTTCTTCTGGAAGAAGGACATATTACAGCAGATGGTAATTTGAATGAAGATTTTGTTTTGGCATCAACTGAAGAATCTGGTTCTGCTTGTTCTGTTTGCATTACCCCTAAAGATATTCGCGAAGTACAGTTAGCAAAAAGTGCCATTTTTACTGGCGTTAAATTGTTGTTGCAAGAAGCTGATCTTGTTTATGAACAGTTGGATTCTGTTTATCTAGCCGGCGGCTTTGGAAATTATATGAATCCTGATAATGTTGTTAAAATAGGCTTGATACCAAATGATGATACAGTGCCAATTGTACTGGTTGGCAATACATCAGGAGCAGGAGCAGTTTTGCATGTAAGCAATGAAAAGTTTGCCGATAAATTGGATGAAACACTTGCCAAAATGAAAACCATTGATTTGTCGATGCATCCCGATTTTGAGTTGGAGTTTGCGATGAATATGTATTTTTAG
- a CDS encoding vitamin B12 dependent-methionine synthase activation domain-containing protein translates to MNTTKSKHFNFQLKDLDITVELMEELARIDDSMPDYSKFLENEIVNSLSFSLIEGGYVIMPATINKSTVIIGANAFEVGESIIKKYTNSTHIAIFTCTAGNLVSRRIQELNSQGLILEAYLVDLLGSVIVEKAMDKMQAIIEEECALKGLTITNRYSPGYMDWNVMEQRKLFDLLPDNFCGIQLSESCLMNPVKSISGFIGVGEKVRFQKHACHSCNSTNCIYRNSKKHC, encoded by the coding sequence GTGAATACGACAAAATCAAAACATTTTAATTTTCAGTTAAAAGATCTGGACATAACTGTTGAGCTAATGGAAGAATTGGCTCGCATAGATGATAGTATGCCTGATTACTCAAAATTTTTGGAAAATGAAATTGTTAACAGTCTTTCTTTTTCTTTAATTGAAGGTGGATATGTAATTATGCCAGCTACGATTAATAAAAGTACTGTAATTATTGGTGCTAACGCTTTTGAAGTTGGTGAATCTATTATAAAAAAATATACAAATAGTACACATATTGCAATTTTTACTTGCACTGCAGGTAATCTGGTGAGTAGGCGAATTCAGGAATTAAATTCTCAGGGACTTATTCTTGAAGCTTATTTGGTTGATTTGTTAGGCTCGGTGATTGTAGAAAAGGCTATGGATAAGATGCAGGCTATAATAGAGGAAGAATGCGCTTTAAAAGGGTTAACCATAACGAATCGATACAGTCCAGGGTATATGGATTGGAACGTAATGGAACAAAGAAAATTATTTGATTTACTGCCTGATAATTTTTGTGGTATTCAATTAAGCGAATCTTGTTTAATGAATCCTGTAAAATCCATTAGTGGTTTTATAGGTGTTGGGGAAAAAGTTCGCTTTCAGAAACATGCTTGTCATTCGTGTAATAGTACCAATTGTATATATCGTAATTCAAAAAAACATTGCTAA
- a CDS encoding GTP-binding protein — translation MLAFNLITGFLGSGKTTLLSNLLQELSPRKRIAVIQNEFAASGIDGKELKHKSDGFKLVEINNGSVFCVCQLHTFVQSMKTLIEDYQPELIFLEASGLADPISIIELLQTDQLKNIVSLDKIISLVDGLNFFKGLSSLVRFKHQIMIADKIILNKIDLIKSDTDKLISKELKILNPYAEIIRTSYGRVDWKALAVNDKIKSKAAQDYKGQESEGRPDMKACVLRTHEKISEEQLRNFIEELHWQCPRIKGHITLNDGRVMSVHSVFDSMEFVVLDNYVGPSELIAFGDNLMVTDLRKKFKNYSIKSNL, via the coding sequence ATGCTTGCATTTAACCTAATTACAGGCTTTCTAGGAAGTGGGAAAACTACACTTTTAAGTAATTTATTGCAAGAGTTGTCTCCCAGAAAAAGAATTGCCGTTATCCAAAATGAATTTGCAGCTTCGGGTATCGATGGTAAAGAACTAAAGCACAAAAGTGATGGTTTTAAATTGGTCGAGATTAATAATGGTTCTGTCTTCTGTGTGTGTCAGCTTCATACTTTTGTGCAAAGTATGAAGACTTTAATTGAAGATTATCAGCCCGAACTTATTTTTTTAGAAGCATCAGGATTGGCCGACCCAATAAGTATAATTGAACTTCTTCAAACCGATCAGCTTAAAAATATCGTTAGTCTTGATAAAATAATTAGTCTAGTTGATGGCCTTAATTTTTTTAAAGGCTTGAGTTCATTGGTGCGCTTCAAACATCAGATAATGATAGCTGATAAAATTATTTTGAATAAAATAGATTTAATTAAATCTGATACAGATAAATTAATTAGTAAAGAGCTAAAAATACTTAATCCTTATGCCGAAATAATTCGGACAAGTTATGGAAGAGTAGATTGGAAAGCTCTTGCAGTAAATGATAAAATAAAAAGTAAAGCTGCACAAGATTATAAGGGACAAGAATCAGAAGGTCGCCCAGATATGAAAGCCTGTGTGTTGAGAACTCACGAAAAGATATCGGAAGAGCAATTAAGAAATTTTATTGAAGAATTACATTGGCAATGTCCTCGTATTAAAGGACATATTACTTTAAATGATGGGCGTGTAATGTCTGTTCATTCGGTTTTTGACTCTATGGAATTTGTGGTGTTGGATAATTATGTTGGCCCAAGCGAATTAATCGCATTTGGAGATAATTTAATGGTGACAGATTTAAGAAAGAAGTTTAAAAATTACAGCATAAAATCTAACTTGTAA
- a CDS encoding uroporphyrinogen decarboxylase family protein — protein sequence MKGFELIKKAMRLEEVERIPWVPFVGAHAGELLGMTATKYLKSADNIVNGVNKAIELYNPDGIPVAFDLQIEAEALGCKLAWADDNPPAVVSHPLKEGVKLEDMQVPCSCKARIPMVMEATQRLREQHPDLALYGLITGPFTLALHLLGTDIFMDMMMNPEGTHKLMRFATDVAKMMAGNYIEAGADVIAIVDPMTSQIDPMSFETFVKPYVSEINDFIREADALSSFFVCGNAQQNIEVMCQTKPDNISIDENIPLDFVRDMALKHNVSFGGNMKLTVVLLMGDEEASRRDALECMDIGGKKGFILAPGCDLAMATPVKNLQAVGELVYDEVLQGELRASEATSVEIEKLDLSTHWSKDKVVIDVVTLDSSSCAPCQYMYNAVVRASEPFGDKVIYKEHRIKDQEGVQMMATLGVRAIPTIVIDGNVEFASQIPPLSDIEVKIEEYLAKK from the coding sequence ATGAAAGGATTTGAATTAATAAAAAAAGCAATGCGTCTCGAAGAAGTGGAGCGTATTCCATGGGTTCCTTTTGTAGGAGCACATGCTGGCGAATTGCTTGGGATGACAGCTACCAAATATTTAAAATCGGCCGATAATATTGTTAATGGTGTTAATAAAGCAATTGAATTATACAATCCTGATGGGATTCCGGTTGCTTTCGATTTGCAAATAGAAGCCGAGGCCTTGGGTTGTAAATTGGCTTGGGCCGATGATAATCCACCTGCAGTCGTGTCGCATCCATTAAAAGAGGGTGTAAAGCTTGAAGATATGCAAGTGCCATGTTCTTGTAAAGCTCGAATTCCTATGGTAATGGAGGCAACTCAGCGTTTGAGAGAGCAGCATCCCGATTTGGCTCTTTATGGACTTATTACCGGACCCTTTACTTTGGCTCTTCATTTGCTGGGTACCGATATCTTTATGGATATGATGATGAATCCCGAAGGAACTCACAAGTTAATGCGTTTTGCAACAGATGTTGCCAAAATGATGGCAGGGAATTATATAGAAGCTGGAGCAGATGTGATTGCTATTGTTGATCCTATGACCAGCCAGATTGATCCTATGAGTTTTGAAACATTTGTAAAGCCTTATGTTTCGGAAATAAATGATTTTATTCGTGAAGCCGATGCTCTTAGTTCGTTTTTTGTGTGTGGTAATGCCCAGCAAAATATAGAGGTAATGTGTCAGACTAAGCCAGATAATATTTCTATCGATGAAAATATACCTTTGGATTTTGTTCGTGATATGGCCTTAAAGCATAATGTGAGTTTTGGAGGTAATATGAAACTTACCGTTGTATTGTTAATGGGAGATGAGGAAGCTTCGCGTCGTGATGCCCTGGAATGTATGGATATTGGAGGAAAGAAAGGGTTTATTCTTGCACCAGGTTGCGATTTAGCAATGGCTACTCCTGTTAAGAATCTTCAGGCTGTTGGCGAATTAGTGTATGATGAAGTCCTGCAAGGGGAATTGCGCGCTTCGGAAGCTACAAGTGTTGAAATTGAAAAACTCGATTTATCGACTCACTGGAGCAAAGATAAAGTGGTGATTGATGTAGTGACTTTAGATTCTTCATCATGTGCACCTTGTCAGTACATGTATAATGCGGTGGTTCGTGCATCTGAGCCTTTTGGCGATAAGGTAATTTATAAAGAACATCGCATAAAAGATCAGGAGGGCGTTCAAATGATGGCTACTCTTGGTGTGCGTGCTATTCCAACTATTGTAATAGATGGCAATGTCGAATTTGCTTCACAAATTCCTCCTCTTAGCGATATTGAAGTTAAGATTGAAGAATATTTAGCAAAAAAATAA
- a CDS encoding corrinoid protein yields the protein MEELFEQLAYCIEFGKINKQSPYPPNMKDQEGAGELTEQLLNKGVSADDVLQKALIVGMEKVGVKFRENKVFVPQVLMSAKAMDAAMVHLKPHFASNPGSQKGTFIIGTVEGDLHDIGKNLVAMMVEGNGYEVIDLGTDVKAETFIEAAEQNPGAILGLSALLTTTMNNMEKITKTIKEHNNNITVCVGGAPVNQEFCERIGADNYSPDPQGTVEFLNRTVA from the coding sequence ATGGAAGAGTTATTTGAACAACTAGCATACTGTATTGAATTTGGTAAAATAAACAAACAATCACCATATCCACCTAATATGAAAGATCAGGAAGGTGCAGGAGAGCTTACAGAGCAATTGCTTAATAAGGGAGTATCTGCTGATGATGTTCTGCAAAAAGCTTTAATTGTAGGTATGGAAAAAGTAGGTGTAAAATTTCGTGAAAATAAAGTGTTTGTGCCTCAGGTACTAATGTCGGCGAAAGCTATGGATGCCGCAATGGTTCATCTAAAACCACATTTTGCTAGTAATCCAGGATCTCAGAAAGGTACCTTTATTATTGGTACCGTAGAAGGAGATTTGCATGATATTGGAAAAAATCTTGTTGCCATGATGGTGGAAGGGAATGGTTATGAAGTAATTGATTTAGGTACTGACGTTAAAGCTGAAACATTTATTGAAGCAGCAGAGCAAAATCCTGGAGCAATACTTGGATTGTCTGCCTTATTAACTACTACCATGAACAATATGGAAAAAATTACCAAGACAATAAAAGAGCATAATAATAATATTACCGTTTGTGTAGGTGGTGCACCTGTTAATCAGGAGTTTTGTGAAAGAATTGGAGCCGATAATTATAGTCCTGATCCACAAGGTACAGTTGAATTTTTAAATAGAACAGTTGCCTAG